In Neorhizobium sp. NCHU2750, a single genomic region encodes these proteins:
- the nuoK gene encoding NADH-quinone oxidoreductase subunit NuoK — MQIGLSHYLTVSAILFTLGVFGIFLNRKNVIIILMSVELILLAVNLNMVAFSSFLNDIAGQVFALFILTVAAAEAAIGLAILVVFYRNRGSIAVDDVNVMKG, encoded by the coding sequence ATGCAAATCGGTCTTTCCCACTACCTCACGGTCAGCGCCATCCTCTTCACCCTCGGCGTCTTCGGCATCTTCTTAAATCGCAAGAACGTCATCATCATCTTGATGTCGGTCGAGCTCATCCTGCTCGCGGTCAATCTCAACATGGTGGCCTTCTCGTCCTTCCTGAACGACATCGCGGGCCAGGTCTTTGCTTTGTTCATTCTGACCGTCGCGGCCGCCGAAGCGGCCATCGGTCTTGCAATTCTTGTCGTCTTCTACCGCAACCGCGGCTCGATCGCCGTCGACGACGTCAATGTGATGAAGGGCTGA
- the nuoL gene encoding NADH-quinone oxidoreductase subunit L translates to MIYKLIVFLPLIGFLIAGLMGRQIGAKASEFVTCGLMAVVALLSWIVFFQVALGSQETMSVEVLRWIQSGNIDVYWSLRIDTLTSVMFVVVNTVSFLVHVYSVGYMHTDPHRPRFFAYLSLFTFAMLMLITSDNLAQMFFGWEGVGLASYLLIGFWYDRPSANAAAMKAFIVNRVGDFGFMLGIAALFVMFGSINFETIFANAGSYIPPEGSPEASKVVFNLLGLSLTREGALTGACLLLFMGAMGKSAQFMLHTWLPDAMEGPTPVSALIHAATMVTAGVFLVARMSPIFELSHDAMTFVTIIGAITAFFAATVGLVQNDIKRVIAYSTCSQLGYMFVALGVGAYGAAIFHLFTHAFFKALLFLCAGSVIHAVDGEQDMRKMGGLRKHIPVTFWMMTIGTLALTGVGIPFTPIGFAGFFSKDVIIEASYASHSAVSGFAFVLLVIAALFTSFYSWRLAFMTFFGKERASHEVMHHVHESPNVMLVPLYVLAIGAVLAGVVFEGRFYGEEYAEFWKGALFTSAHNELVHEFHHVPVLVSLSPFIAMVIGFVIAWYFYIKSPETPKKLAASQQGLYQFLLNKWYFDELYDFLFVRSSKALGRFFWQKIDIGTIDHFGPNGVAARVVDAANRVVRLQTGYLYHYAFTMLLGVAALITWMMLGSSI, encoded by the coding sequence ATGATCTACAAGCTTATCGTCTTCCTCCCTCTGATCGGCTTCCTGATCGCCGGCCTGATGGGCCGACAGATCGGTGCCAAGGCGTCGGAATTCGTCACCTGCGGCCTGATGGCGGTCGTCGCACTGCTCTCCTGGATCGTCTTCTTCCAGGTGGCTCTCGGTTCACAGGAAACCATGAGCGTCGAGGTGCTGCGCTGGATCCAGTCCGGCAATATCGACGTTTACTGGTCGCTGCGCATCGACACGCTGACCTCGGTCATGTTCGTCGTCGTCAACACCGTCTCCTTCCTCGTGCATGTCTATTCGGTCGGCTACATGCACACCGATCCGCACCGCCCGCGCTTCTTCGCCTACCTGTCGCTCTTCACCTTCGCGATGTTGATGCTGATCACCTCCGACAACCTGGCCCAGATGTTCTTTGGCTGGGAAGGCGTCGGTCTCGCATCCTATCTGCTGATCGGCTTCTGGTATGACCGGCCCTCGGCCAATGCGGCTGCGATGAAGGCCTTCATCGTCAACCGCGTCGGCGACTTCGGCTTCATGCTCGGCATCGCCGCTCTGTTCGTCATGTTCGGCTCGATCAATTTCGAGACGATCTTCGCCAATGCCGGAAGCTACATTCCGCCGGAAGGATCGCCCGAAGCCAGCAAGGTCGTCTTCAATCTTTTGGGGCTTTCGCTCACCCGCGAGGGCGCGCTCACCGGCGCCTGCCTGCTGCTCTTCATGGGCGCGATGGGCAAGTCGGCGCAATTCATGCTGCACACCTGGCTTCCGGACGCCATGGAAGGCCCGACCCCGGTCTCGGCCCTCATCCATGCCGCGACCATGGTCACCGCCGGCGTCTTCCTCGTCGCCCGCATGTCGCCGATCTTCGAACTGTCCCATGATGCGATGACCTTCGTCACCATCATCGGCGCGATCACCGCCTTCTTTGCGGCGACCGTCGGCCTGGTGCAGAACGACATCAAGCGCGTCATCGCCTATTCGACCTGCTCGCAGCTCGGCTACATGTTCGTCGCACTCGGCGTCGGCGCCTATGGCGCGGCGATCTTCCACCTCTTCACCCACGCCTTCTTCAAGGCGCTCCTGTTCCTCTGCGCCGGCTCGGTCATCCACGCCGTCGACGGCGAACAGGACATGCGCAAGATGGGCGGCCTGAGGAAGCATATCCCGGTCACCTTCTGGATGATGACGATCGGCACGCTGGCGCTGACCGGCGTCGGCATCCCGTTCACCCCGATCGGTTTTGCCGGCTTCTTCTCCAAGGACGTCATCATCGAGGCATCCTACGCCTCCCATTCGGCCGTCTCCGGCTTCGCCTTCGTCCTGCTCGTCATCGCCGCCCTGTTCACCAGCTTCTATTCCTGGCGCCTGGCGTTCATGACCTTCTTCGGCAAGGAGCGCGCAAGCCACGAAGTCATGCATCATGTGCATGAAAGCCCGAATGTCATGCTGGTGCCGCTCTATGTTCTGGCTATCGGCGCGGTTCTCGCCGGCGTGGTCTTCGAAGGCCGTTTCTACGGCGAGGAATATGCGGAATTCTGGAAGGGCGCGCTGTTCACCTCCGCCCATAACGAACTGGTCCACGAATTCCATCACGTGCCGGTTCTGGTTTCGCTGTCGCCCTTCATCGCCATGGTCATCGGCTTCGTGATCGCCTGGTACTTCTACATCAAGTCGCCCGAGACGCCGAAGAAGCTCGCGGCCTCGCAGCAGGGGCTCTACCAGTTCCTGCTCAACAAGTGGTATTTCGACGAGCTCTACGATTTCCTCTTCGTCCGCTCTTCCAAGGCCCTTGGCCGCTTCTTCTGGCAGAAGATCGATATCGGCACGATCGACCATTTCGGTCCGAACGGCGTCGCCGCACGGGTCGTTGATGCCGCCAACCGCGTCGTTCGCCTGCAGACCGGTTATCTCTACCACTATGCCTTCACGATGCTGCTTGGCGTCGCTGCCCTGATTACCTGGATGATGCTCGGGAGTTCGATCTGA
- a CDS encoding NADH-quinone oxidoreductase subunit M produces MTDWPILSTVTFLPLVGVLLLLFTRDDTDHGRQNVMIISLVTTIITFLLSLLVWYGFDGHSAEYQMIEQYSWLGKGIDYHIGVDGLSVMFVVLATFLMPFGVLTSWNAITMHVREYMIAFLVLEVLIVGVFVSMDLVLFYVFFEASLIPMFLIIGVWGGPRRIYASMKFFLYTLLGSIFMLIGILVMYSETGSTSIPVLLAHQFSPQTQFWLWLAFFLSFAVKVPMWPFHTWLPDAHVEAPTAGSVDLAALLLKFGGYGFLRFSLPMFPLASDYFTPFILTLSVIAIIYASLVALMQTDIKKMIAYSSVAHMGYVTMAIFAVNQQGLHGALFQMLSHGVISGALFLCVGVVYERTHTRDITQYGGLVHRMPKYALAFMIFTMANVGLPGTSAFVGEFLATVGVFRVSVWTAVFATTGVVLSAAYMLWLYRRMIFGKADSPLMQGLFDISFREHCIVWPLIVVTIFFGVYPAPVFDASAAAVDKLVTNYHAAVDAAATAAQAAK; encoded by the coding sequence ATGACCGATTGGCCTATTCTTTCCACGGTCACCTTCCTCCCGCTGGTGGGCGTGCTGCTTCTCTTGTTCACGCGTGACGATACCGATCACGGCCGCCAGAACGTGATGATCATCTCGCTTGTCACGACGATCATCACCTTCCTCCTGTCGCTGCTCGTCTGGTATGGATTTGATGGCCACAGCGCCGAATACCAGATGATCGAGCAGTATTCCTGGCTCGGCAAAGGCATCGATTACCATATCGGCGTCGATGGCCTGTCGGTCATGTTCGTTGTGCTGGCCACCTTCCTCATGCCTTTCGGCGTCCTGACCAGCTGGAACGCCATCACCATGCATGTGCGCGAATACATGATCGCCTTCCTCGTGCTGGAAGTGCTGATCGTCGGCGTCTTCGTGTCGATGGACCTCGTGCTCTTCTACGTCTTCTTCGAGGCGAGTCTGATCCCGATGTTCCTGATCATCGGTGTCTGGGGCGGACCGCGGCGCATCTACGCGTCGATGAAGTTCTTCCTCTATACGCTGCTCGGCTCGATCTTCATGCTGATCGGCATCCTCGTCATGTATTCGGAGACGGGCTCGACCTCCATTCCGGTCCTGCTTGCCCACCAGTTCTCGCCGCAGACGCAGTTCTGGCTGTGGCTGGCCTTCTTCCTGTCCTTTGCCGTCAAGGTGCCGATGTGGCCGTTCCACACCTGGCTCCCCGACGCGCACGTCGAAGCGCCGACGGCAGGTTCGGTCGACCTTGCGGCTCTGCTCCTGAAGTTCGGCGGCTACGGCTTCCTGCGCTTCTCGCTGCCGATGTTCCCGCTGGCATCCGACTATTTCACGCCGTTCATCCTGACGCTGTCGGTCATCGCCATCATCTACGCCTCGCTGGTCGCGCTGATGCAGACCGACATCAAGAAGATGATCGCCTATTCCTCCGTTGCCCACATGGGCTACGTGACGATGGCGATCTTCGCGGTCAACCAGCAGGGCCTGCATGGCGCGCTGTTCCAGATGCTGTCGCACGGCGTCATCTCCGGCGCGCTCTTCCTCTGCGTCGGCGTCGTCTATGAGCGCACCCATACGCGTGACATCACGCAATATGGCGGCCTCGTGCATCGCATGCCGAAATACGCGCTGGCCTTCATGATATTCACCATGGCAAACGTCGGCCTGCCGGGTACCTCCGCCTTCGTCGGCGAGTTCCTCGCGACCGTCGGTGTCTTCCGCGTCAGCGTCTGGACCGCCGTCTTCGCCACCACCGGCGTCGTCCTCTCGGCAGCTTACATGCTGTGGCTCTATCGCCGGATGATCTTCGGCAAGGCCGACAGCCCGCTGATGCAGGGCCTGTTCGATATCTCCTTCCGCGAGCATTGCATCGTCTGGCCGCTGATCGTCGTGACCATCTTCTTCGGTGTCTATCCGGCACCGGTCTTCGATGCCTCTGCTGCTGCGGTGGACAAGCTCGTAACCAATTACCATGCGGCGGTTGACGCCGCGGCGACCGCCGCTCAGGCTGCGAAATGA
- the nuoN gene encoding NADH-quinone oxidoreductase subunit NuoN, with translation MTPELFSQSLALSLPEVILAVGALALLMIGVFAGEQSSKLVSALAIVLLIVVGLWIVFFTGNGQAYGGAFIVDPFARFMKAIAITGSVFALIMSIGQGKAMQLDKFEYPVLLAISTLGMLLLISANDLIAFYLGLELMSLSLYVVAAFNRDSLRSTEAGLKYFVLGALSSGMLLYGMSLVYGFTGNTGFDGIANVLMSEKRSLGLVFGMVFMLAGACFKISAVPFHMWTPDVYEGAPTPVTAFFAAGPKVAAMAILIRLTSDVFLPIIGDWRQIIVFVSIASMLLGSFAAVAQTNIKRLMAYSSIGHMGYALVGLAAGSESGVSGIVVYMLIYVAMSVGTFACIISMRRPDGTYVENTDDLAGLWASKPFMTMVLTAQMFSMAGIPPLAGFFAKYFVFLAAAEAKLYALAVIGFLTSVVGAYYYLRIVKLMWFDPPKGEFARTPGEIRFVFGISALFILVYILFGGPIGQAADAAARSFF, from the coding sequence ATGACCCCTGAACTCTTCTCTCAAAGTCTGGCCCTGTCGCTGCCCGAGGTCATCCTCGCGGTGGGTGCGCTCGCATTGCTGATGATCGGCGTCTTTGCCGGCGAACAGTCGAGCAAGCTCGTCTCCGCCCTTGCGATCGTGCTTCTCATCGTCGTCGGCCTGTGGATCGTCTTCTTCACCGGCAACGGCCAGGCCTATGGCGGCGCCTTCATCGTCGATCCCTTCGCCCGCTTCATGAAGGCGATTGCCATTACCGGCTCCGTCTTCGCGCTGATCATGTCGATCGGCCAGGGCAAGGCGATGCAGCTCGACAAGTTCGAATACCCGGTCCTGCTGGCCATCTCGACGCTCGGCATGTTGCTCTTGATCTCGGCCAACGACCTGATCGCCTTCTATCTCGGCCTCGAGCTGATGTCGCTGTCGCTCTATGTCGTCGCCGCCTTCAACCGCGACAGCCTGCGCTCGACCGAAGCGGGCCTCAAATATTTCGTCCTCGGTGCGCTCTCCTCGGGCATGCTGCTTTATGGCATGTCGCTGGTCTACGGTTTCACCGGCAATACCGGCTTCGACGGCATCGCCAACGTGCTGATGTCGGAAAAGCGCAGCCTCGGCCTCGTCTTCGGCATGGTCTTCATGCTGGCCGGCGCCTGCTTCAAGATCTCCGCCGTGCCCTTCCATATGTGGACGCCGGACGTCTATGAAGGTGCGCCGACCCCGGTCACCGCCTTCTTTGCCGCAGGCCCCAAGGTCGCCGCCATGGCGATCCTGATCCGCCTGACCTCCGACGTCTTCCTGCCGATCATCGGCGACTGGCGCCAGATCATCGTCTTCGTTTCGATCGCCTCCATGCTGCTCGGCTCGTTTGCCGCCGTCGCCCAGACCAATATCAAGCGACTGATGGCCTATTCCTCGATCGGCCACATGGGTTATGCGCTGGTCGGCCTCGCCGCCGGCAGCGAAAGCGGCGTGTCGGGCATCGTCGTCTACATGCTGATCTATGTCGCCATGTCGGTCGGCACCTTCGCCTGCATCATCTCGATGCGCCGCCCGGACGGCACCTATGTCGAAAACACCGACGATCTTGCCGGTCTCTGGGCCAGCAAGCCGTTCATGACCATGGTGCTGACGGCACAGATGTTCTCCATGGCCGGCATTCCACCGCTTGCGGGCTTCTTCGCCAAGTATTTCGTCTTCCTGGCGGCAGCCGAAGCCAAGCTCTATGCGCTGGCGGTGATCGGCTTCCTCACCTCGGTCGTCGGCGCCTATTACTATCTGCGCATCGTCAAGCTCATGTGGTTCGACCCGCCGAAGGGTGAATTTGCCCGCACGCCTGGCGAAATCCGCTTCGTCTTCGGCATCTCGGCCCTGTTCATCCTCGTCTACATCCTGTTCGGCGGCCCGATCGGGCAGGCGGCAGATGCTGCGGCAAGGTCCTTCTTCTGA
- a CDS encoding biotin--[acetyl-CoA-carboxylase] ligase, producing the protein MAKAGGRYGLDAFRHVAFDDIGSTNTECLARARAGEAGLLWVTAARQTSGRGRRGRAWTSETGNLYSSLLLIDPAPMERVASLPLAVAVAVYDAVKAVLPPGAGLLQVKWPNDILIDRAKTCGILLEGEMLPDGRHALVIGIGINIRHMPDSAPYGVTRLVDHGAAISPDELFAHLYRSMALALESWDEGRGTARIVERWREIACGIGEKITVNLPDRSLQGIFAGIDDNGLLLLDMGAEMGDGQVRPIAAGDVFFTRTE; encoded by the coding sequence ATGGCGAAAGCAGGCGGCCGTTACGGCCTGGATGCCTTTCGTCACGTCGCTTTCGATGACATAGGGTCCACCAATACCGAATGCCTCGCCCGCGCTCGCGCCGGCGAGGCAGGTTTGTTATGGGTGACCGCTGCCCGCCAGACCTCAGGCCGTGGCCGCCGTGGGCGCGCCTGGACATCCGAGACCGGCAATCTCTATTCCTCGCTGCTTCTGATCGATCCCGCGCCGATGGAGCGTGTGGCCTCCCTGCCGCTCGCCGTTGCCGTCGCCGTCTATGATGCGGTCAAGGCCGTGCTGCCGCCGGGCGCCGGTCTTCTGCAGGTCAAATGGCCGAACGACATCCTGATCGACCGGGCAAAGACCTGCGGCATTCTTCTGGAGGGCGAGATGCTGCCGGATGGCCGTCATGCGCTCGTCATCGGTATCGGCATCAATATCCGCCATATGCCCGACAGCGCCCCCTATGGCGTGACGCGTCTCGTCGACCATGGTGCGGCGATTTCGCCCGATGAACTTTTCGCCCATCTTTATCGGTCGATGGCGCTCGCGCTGGAATCATGGGATGAGGGTAGGGGAACGGCACGGATCGTCGAACGTTGGCGCGAGATAGCCTGCGGCATAGGCGAGAAGATCACCGTCAACCTGCCGGACCGCTCGCTGCAGGGAATATTCGCCGGGATTGATGACAATGGTCTTCTGTTGCTCGACATGGGGGCCGAAATGGGGGATGGACAAGTCCGGCCGATCGCGGCAGGGGATGTATTCTTTACGAGAACGGAATAA
- a CDS encoding ribonuclease J — protein MAKQDELVFLPLGGVGEIGMNLALYGYGPSEKRQWIMVDCGVTFPGPDLPGVDLVLPDIRFLASQRNNLKGMIITHAHEDHYGALNDLWPGLNVPVYASPFTAGMMEAKRKYEGNRAEIPITIFKAGDRIELGPFSIEAVGVNHSIPEPMSLVIRTPLGNVVHTGDWKIDAKPTLGPLTDEARFRAIGEEGVLALMCDSTNSMRDGVSPSEEEVSKGLQKVIEEAEGRVAVTTFSSNVGRIRSIAEAAEAAGREVLLLGSSLKRVVDVARDIGIMEGIKPFIAEDEYGYIPRDKVVVILTGSQGEPRAALAKISRDEMRHVALTKGDTVVFSSRTIPGNEKAILDIKNALIEQGIVVLGDSDALVHVSGHPRRNELLKMYEWVKPEILVPVHGEAAHLTAQAELGASAGIQTIPRVRNGNILRLAPGPAEVIDDAPHGRIFKDGKLIGDYDEMGVGDRRKLSFVGHVSVNILLDQRYDFLADPDLVSFGLPEFDDEGEDMDDGLYDAVLGAVESIPRARRKDLDMVREAVRRAVRAAANMAWGKKPVVTVFVTRVQ, from the coding sequence ATGGCTAAGCAAGACGAACTGGTGTTTCTGCCTTTGGGCGGTGTGGGCGAGATCGGCATGAACCTCGCACTCTACGGCTATGGCCCGTCGGAGAAGCGCCAGTGGATCATGGTCGATTGCGGCGTGACCTTTCCCGGCCCCGATCTTCCCGGCGTCGACCTCGTTCTTCCCGATATCCGCTTCCTCGCCTCGCAGCGTAACAATCTCAAGGGCATGATCATCACCCACGCGCATGAGGACCATTACGGTGCGCTGAACGATCTGTGGCCGGGCCTCAACGTGCCGGTCTATGCCTCTCCCTTTACCGCCGGCATGATGGAAGCCAAGCGCAAGTATGAAGGCAACCGTGCCGAAATCCCGATCACCATCTTCAAGGCCGGCGATCGCATCGAGCTTGGGCCCTTCTCCATCGAGGCCGTCGGCGTCAACCATTCCATTCCCGAGCCCATGTCGCTCGTCATCCGCACGCCGCTCGGCAATGTCGTCCATACCGGCGACTGGAAGATCGATGCGAAGCCGACGCTCGGGCCGCTGACAGACGAAGCCCGCTTCCGGGCGATCGGCGAGGAAGGCGTGCTGGCCCTGATGTGCGACAGCACCAATTCCATGCGCGATGGCGTGTCGCCCTCCGAAGAAGAAGTCTCCAAGGGCCTGCAGAAGGTCATCGAGGAAGCCGAGGGCCGCGTCGCCGTCACCACCTTCTCATCCAATGTCGGTCGTATCCGTTCGATTGCCGAGGCTGCCGAAGCTGCCGGCCGCGAAGTGCTGCTGCTCGGCTCGTCCTTGAAGCGCGTCGTCGACGTTGCTCGCGACATCGGCATCATGGAAGGCATCAAGCCCTTCATCGCCGAGGACGAATATGGCTATATCCCGCGCGACAAGGTCGTCGTCATCCTGACCGGCAGCCAGGGCGAGCCGCGCGCGGCGCTGGCCAAGATCTCCCGTGATGAGATGCGCCATGTGGCGCTGACCAAGGGCGATACGGTCGTGTTTTCCTCGCGCACCATTCCCGGCAACGAAAAGGCCATTCTCGACATCAAGAATGCGCTGATCGAGCAGGGCATCGTCGTGCTCGGCGACAGCGACGCGCTGGTGCACGTTTCCGGCCATCCGCGCCGCAACGAACTCCTGAAGATGTACGAGTGGGTCAAGCCCGAAATCCTCGTGCCGGTGCATGGCGAGGCGGCCCATCTGACGGCCCAGGCCGAACTCGGCGCCTCCGCCGGCATCCAGACGATCCCGCGCGTGCGCAACGGCAATATCCTGCGCCTGGCACCCGGTCCCGCTGAAGTCATCGATGACGCGCCGCATGGCCGCATCTTCAAGGATGGCAAGCTGATCGGCGATTATGACGAAATGGGCGTGGGCGATCGTCGCAAGCTCTCCTTCGTCGGCCATGTCTCGGTCAATATCCTGCTCGACCAGCGCTACGATTTCCTCGCAGATCCCGATCTCGTCTCCTTCGGCCTGCCCGAATTCGACGACGAGGGCGAGGATATGGATGACGGGCTCTATGATGCCGTGCTGGGTGCGGTGGAAAGCATCCCGCGCGCCCGCCGCAAGGATCTCGACATGGTCCGCGAGGCCGTGCGTCGCGCAGTACGCGCCGCCGCCAACATGGCCTGGGGCAAGAAGCCGGTCGTGACGGTGTTCGTGACGCGGGTGCAGTAA
- the mce gene encoding methylmalonyl-CoA epimerase, with the protein MLGRINHIAIAVPILEEAVEIYRDMLGATVSEPQSLPEHGVTVVFVELPNTKIELLEPLGDSSPLASFLERNPAGGIHHICHETTDINAAAERLRSAGARLLGDGRPKIGAHGKPVLFLHPKDFNGTLIELEEV; encoded by the coding sequence ATGCTTGGCCGCATCAATCATATCGCAATCGCCGTGCCGATCCTGGAAGAGGCCGTGGAGATCTACCGGGATATGCTGGGTGCCACGGTATCTGAGCCGCAGTCCTTGCCCGAACACGGTGTCACCGTCGTCTTCGTCGAACTTCCCAATACCAAGATCGAATTGCTGGAGCCTCTCGGCGACAGTTCTCCGCTCGCCTCCTTCCTTGAGCGCAATCCCGCAGGCGGCATCCACCACATCTGCCACGAGACCACCGACATCAATGCCGCGGCCGAGCGCCTTCGATCTGCCGGTGCGCGCCTGCTGGGAGATGGCCGGCCGAAGATCGGCGCCCATGGCAAGCCGGTACTCTTCCTGCATCCCAAGGATTTCAACGGAACGCTGATCGAGCTGGAAGAGGTTTGA
- a CDS encoding DUF1467 family protein: MSLLTVAAIYFILWWTVLFIVLPLGYRSQQEEGDIAPGTVESAPVRFRGGRVVVLTTLISTALYLGYYLATAYFGIGVADIPDIVPSYPRG, translated from the coding sequence ATGTCCCTTTTGACCGTCGCTGCCATCTACTTCATTCTCTGGTGGACGGTTCTCTTCATCGTCCTGCCTCTCGGCTATCGCAGCCAGCAGGAGGAGGGAGACATCGCGCCCGGAACGGTGGAGAGTGCGCCGGTGCGTTTTCGCGGTGGCCGCGTCGTCGTCCTGACCACGCTAATCTCGACGGCGCTCTATCTCGGCTACTATCTCGCCACAGCCTATTTCGGCATTGGCGTCGCGGATATCCCGGACATTGTGCCGAGCTACCCCCGTGGCTGA
- the proS gene encoding proline--tRNA ligase produces MRLSRYFMPILKENPKEAEIVSHRLMLRAGMIRQQSQGIYSWLPLGKKVLDKVNAIIREEQNRAGAIELLMPTLQSAELWQESGRYEAYGKEMLRIKDRQERPMLYGPTNEEMVTDIFRSYVKSYKNLPLNLYHIQLKFRDEIRPRFGTMRSREFLMKDAYSFDMTREDAIHSYNKMFVAYLRTFARLGMRAIPMRADTGPIGGNHSHEFIILADTGESEVFSHKAFTDFEIPSADTDFDDVAGLQSIFDKWTSVYAATSEMHDEAAFAAIPDADRLSARGIEVGHIFYFGTKYSEPMGAKVQGPDGKEHPVHMGSYGIGPTRLVPAIIEASHDENGIIWPESVAPFDVVVINMKPGDTACDDLSEKLYAALSKAGKDVLYDDTDDRAGTKFATADLIGVPVQIIVGPRSAAVGEVEVKDRKSGAREVMSLEAALNKATG; encoded by the coding sequence ATGCGCCTGTCCCGCTATTTTATGCCCATCCTGAAGGAAAACCCCAAGGAGGCGGAAATCGTATCGCACCGCCTGATGCTGCGCGCGGGCATGATCCGGCAGCAGAGCCAGGGCATCTATTCCTGGCTGCCGCTCGGCAAGAAGGTGCTGGACAAGGTCAACGCCATCATCCGCGAAGAGCAGAACCGCGCCGGCGCCATCGAGCTCCTGATGCCGACGCTGCAGTCGGCCGAACTCTGGCAGGAAAGCGGCCGCTACGAGGCTTACGGCAAGGAAATGCTGCGCATCAAGGACCGCCAGGAGCGTCCGATGCTCTACGGCCCGACCAATGAGGAAATGGTCACCGATATCTTCCGGTCCTACGTCAAGTCCTACAAGAACCTGCCGCTCAACCTCTATCACATCCAGCTGAAGTTCCGCGACGAGATCCGTCCGCGCTTCGGCACTATGCGCTCGCGCGAATTCCTGATGAAGGATGCCTATTCCTTCGACATGACCCGCGAAGACGCGATCCATTCCTATAACAAGATGTTCGTCGCCTACCTGCGCACCTTTGCCCGTCTCGGCATGCGCGCCATCCCGATGCGCGCCGATACCGGCCCGATCGGCGGCAATCACAGCCACGAATTCATCATCCTCGCCGATACCGGTGAGTCGGAAGTGTTCAGCCACAAGGCCTTCACCGATTTCGAAATCCCCTCCGCAGATACCGATTTCGATGATGTCGCGGGCCTGCAGTCGATCTTCGACAAGTGGACCTCGGTCTATGCCGCAACCTCGGAAATGCATGACGAGGCAGCCTTTGCCGCCATTCCCGATGCGGATCGTCTTTCCGCCCGCGGCATCGAGGTCGGTCACATCTTCTATTTCGGCACCAAATATTCCGAGCCGATGGGCGCCAAGGTGCAGGGACCGGACGGCAAGGAACACCCTGTCCACATGGGATCCTACGGCATTGGCCCGACACGCCTTGTTCCCGCCATCATCGAAGCATCGCATGACGAGAACGGCATCATCTGGCCCGAATCGGTCGCACCCTTCGATGTCGTGGTGATCAACATGAAACCGGGCGACACCGCTTGCGACGACCTGTCGGAAAAGCTCTACGCCGCGCTCTCCAAGGCCGGCAAGGACGTGCTTTACGATGACACCGACGATCGCGCCGGCACCAAGTTCGCCACCGCCGATCTGATCGGCGTGCCGGTTCAGATCATCGTCGGCCCCCGCTCGGCAGCCGTCGGCGAGGTCGAGGTGAAGGACCGCAAGAGCGGCGCCCGCGAGGTGATGAGCCTCGAGGCCGCCCTGAACAAGGCGACGGGCTGA